A single window of Halobacterium jilantaiense DNA harbors:
- a CDS encoding DNA topoisomerase IV subunit A yields MSETDTPKGEDARDRLVALAEEFYEQFEDGDIPRMTLPTRSKSNIEYDDDADVWVYGDRTSTRSANSVRGARKLLKSVFTVDFLAQQLEENRSSTLRELYYLSESWDEEEAQFNDQSESDKLIEDLEIVSGVKREDFHMRPEESGAKVMGPLLLREQTNRGDREIHCQDDVGQGGYQIPNNPDTIEFLENDADFVMCVETGGMRDRLVENGFDDEHNAIVVHLGGQPARATRRLTKRLHDELDLPVTVFTDGDPWSYRIYGSVAYGSIKSAHLSEYLATPQAQFVGIRPQDIVDYDLPTDPLSDSDVNALESELEDPRFQSDFWTEQIELQLDIDKKAEQQALASRGLDFVTDTYLPERLDEMGVI; encoded by the coding sequence ATGAGCGAGACAGACACCCCGAAAGGAGAGGACGCCCGCGACCGCCTGGTCGCGCTGGCCGAAGAGTTCTACGAACAGTTCGAGGACGGCGACATCCCTCGGATGACGCTGCCGACGCGCTCGAAGTCCAACATCGAGTACGACGACGACGCGGACGTCTGGGTGTACGGCGACCGCACGTCGACGCGCTCGGCGAACTCCGTCCGGGGCGCTCGGAAGCTGCTGAAGTCCGTATTCACCGTCGACTTCCTCGCCCAGCAGCTCGAAGAGAACCGGTCGTCGACGCTGCGTGAACTGTACTACCTCTCGGAGTCCTGGGACGAGGAGGAGGCCCAGTTCAACGACCAGAGCGAGAGCGACAAGCTCATCGAGGACCTCGAAATCGTCTCCGGCGTCAAGCGCGAGGACTTCCACATGCGCCCCGAGGAGTCCGGCGCGAAGGTCATGGGGCCGCTGCTGCTGCGCGAGCAGACCAACCGCGGCGACCGCGAGATTCACTGCCAGGACGACGTCGGGCAGGGCGGTTACCAGATTCCGAACAACCCAGACACCATCGAGTTCCTCGAGAACGACGCGGACTTCGTGATGTGCGTCGAGACCGGCGGGATGCGGGACCGCCTCGTCGAGAACGGCTTCGACGACGAGCACAACGCCATCGTCGTCCACCTCGGCGGCCAGCCGGCCCGCGCCACCCGCCGGCTCACCAAGCGCCTCCACGACGAACTCGACCTCCCGGTCACCGTGTTCACTGACGGCGACCCGTGGTCGTACCGCATCTACGGCTCCGTCGCCTACGGCTCTATCAAGTCCGCGCACCTCTCGGAGTACCTCGCCACCCCGCAGGCGCAGTTCGTCGGCATCCGCCCGCAGGACATCGTCGACTACGACCTGCCCACGGACCCGCTCAGCGACTCCGACGTGAACGCCCTCGAATCCGAACTCGAAGACCCTCGGTTCCAGAGCGACTTCTGGACCGAACAGATAGAGCTCCAGCTCGACATCGACAAGAAGGCCGAACAGCAGGCGCTCGCCTCCCGCGGCCTCGACTTCGTCACGGACACCTACCTGCCGGAGCGGCTGGACGAGATGGGCGTCATCTAG
- a CDS encoding DNA topoisomerase VI subunit B, translating into MTSFQSTLADEDEGIAEELAASQREISVAEFFEKNKHMLGFDSGARGLVTAVKEAVDNALDATEEAGILPDIYVEISENRDYYTLTVEDNGPGITKEQIPKIFGKLLYGSRFHAREQSRGQQGIGISAAVLYSQLTSGKPVRIESRTQDAGTSNYYELIIDTDTNEPEISVEKELSAAESELRGTHGTRIEMDLEANMRARGQLHDYVKHTAVVNPHARIELQEPGGEIKSERAEGATLPAETDEIRPHPHGVELGTLIKMLSETDSHSVSGFLQGEFTRVGKKTADSIVDAFRDTHFGREMRWRPPGIDSDTDLEAAVVGAVSNKDATHTKVFAQAVVDAVEDADGVAHSELVALVADAAADAEADTGTSFGDTVQSHVVDAVWGALTEDRAADVFVPVDEATTVQKDDATVRGLADRIAAKFENGPEQDRVTRDDLEEYVYRAAENTEEYEDATVGETARENVLDALWERMATVPDDPPLTRELADDRDAASDLLAAMESVSVMAPPTSCLSPIEADQLEAGLRKEFDAEFYAASTRDAEVHGGDPFIVEAGIAYGGELEAEGGIELMRFANRVPLVYQRGACATTDVARSIGWRNYNLDQPGGSGLPQGPAVIMVHVASTNVPFTSESKDAVAHVEEIEDEIELAIREAARDLKSFLNKRQSMRKRQQKQDVIMDILPTMAEKVSDLTGRDEVAVDDALARIMNNVLVEREVDDGEVTLRVENHGSTSADVDVTDIVSAEPTAVSDGANVVEMDGEHFVKWSPSVSGGETEELTYEVDADADFDLTVQGVEDARLTVNQ; encoded by the coding sequence ATGACGTCGTTCCAGTCGACGCTCGCCGACGAAGACGAGGGCATCGCGGAGGAACTCGCCGCGAGCCAGCGTGAGATCTCCGTCGCCGAGTTCTTCGAGAAGAACAAGCACATGCTCGGCTTCGACTCCGGAGCCCGAGGGCTCGTGACGGCCGTCAAGGAGGCCGTCGACAACGCCCTCGACGCCACGGAGGAGGCCGGCATCCTCCCCGACATCTACGTCGAAATCAGCGAGAACCGGGACTACTACACGCTGACAGTGGAGGACAACGGGCCGGGCATCACCAAAGAACAGATTCCGAAAATCTTCGGCAAACTCCTGTACGGCTCGCGGTTCCACGCCCGCGAGCAGAGCCGCGGCCAGCAGGGCATCGGCATCTCCGCGGCCGTCCTGTACTCCCAGCTGACTTCCGGGAAGCCGGTGCGCATCGAGAGCCGCACACAGGACGCCGGCACGTCGAACTACTACGAGCTCATCATCGACACGGACACCAACGAACCCGAAATCAGCGTCGAGAAAGAACTCTCGGCGGCCGAGAGCGAGCTCCGGGGCACGCACGGCACACGCATCGAGATGGACCTCGAAGCCAACATGCGCGCCCGCGGCCAGCTCCACGACTACGTTAAGCACACGGCAGTCGTCAACCCCCACGCCCGCATCGAACTCCAGGAGCCGGGCGGCGAAATCAAGTCCGAGCGCGCGGAGGGCGCGACCCTCCCCGCCGAGACGGACGAAATCCGTCCGCACCCGCACGGCGTCGAACTCGGGACGCTCATCAAGATGCTGTCGGAGACCGACTCGCACTCCGTCTCCGGGTTCCTCCAGGGCGAGTTCACGCGCGTCGGGAAGAAGACCGCCGACAGCATCGTGGACGCGTTCCGCGACACGCACTTCGGTCGCGAGATGCGCTGGCGGCCGCCCGGCATCGACAGCGACACCGACCTCGAAGCCGCCGTCGTCGGTGCCGTCTCGAACAAGGACGCCACCCACACGAAGGTGTTCGCGCAGGCGGTCGTCGACGCCGTCGAGGACGCCGACGGGGTCGCGCACTCCGAACTCGTCGCGCTCGTCGCCGACGCCGCCGCCGACGCGGAGGCCGATACCGGGACTTCCTTCGGCGACACCGTCCAGAGCCACGTCGTCGACGCCGTCTGGGGGGCGCTCACCGAGGACCGCGCCGCGGACGTCTTCGTCCCTGTCGACGAGGCGACGACGGTCCAGAAGGACGACGCGACCGTGCGGGGGCTCGCCGACCGCATCGCCGCGAAGTTCGAGAACGGCCCCGAGCAGGACCGCGTCACGCGCGACGACCTCGAAGAGTACGTCTACCGCGCCGCCGAGAACACCGAAGAGTACGAGGACGCGACCGTCGGCGAGACCGCACGGGAGAACGTCCTCGACGCGCTCTGGGAGCGCATGGCGACCGTCCCGGACGACCCGCCGCTCACGCGCGAACTCGCCGACGACCGCGACGCAGCCAGCGACCTGCTCGCGGCGATGGAGTCGGTCAGCGTGATGGCTCCCCCGACCTCCTGTCTGTCGCCCATCGAGGCCGACCAGCTCGAGGCCGGCCTGCGCAAGGAGTTCGACGCGGAGTTCTACGCCGCGTCCACCCGCGACGCCGAGGTCCACGGCGGCGACCCGTTCATCGTCGAGGCCGGCATCGCGTACGGCGGCGAACTCGAAGCCGAGGGCGGCATCGAACTGATGCGGTTCGCGAACCGGGTGCCGCTGGTCTACCAGCGCGGCGCGTGTGCGACCACCGACGTCGCCCGCAGCATCGGCTGGCGGAACTACAACCTCGACCAGCCCGGCGGCTCCGGACTCCCGCAGGGCCCGGCGGTCATCATGGTCCACGTCGCGTCCACGAACGTCCCGTTCACCAGCGAGTCGAAGGACGCCGTCGCCCACGTCGAGGAGATCGAGGACGAGATCGAACTCGCGATTCGGGAGGCCGCCCGCGACCTCAAGTCCTTCCTGAACAAGCGCCAGTCGATGCGGAAGCGCCAGCAGAAACAGGACGTCATCATGGACATCCTGCCGACGATGGCGGAGAAGGTCTCGGACCTGACCGGCCGCGACGAGGTCGCAGTCGACGACGCGCTCGCCCGCATCATGAACAACGTCCTCGTCGAGCGCGAGGTCGACGACGGCGAGGTGACGCTGCGCGTCGAGAACCACGGCTCCACGAGCGCGGACGTCGACGTCACCGACATCGTGTCCGCCGAGCCGACCGCCGTCAGCGACGGCGCGAACGTCGTCGAGATGGACGGCGAGCACTTCGTGAAGTGGTCGCCGTCCGTCTCGGGCGGCGAGACCGAGGAACTGACCTACGAAGTCGACGCCGACGCCGACTTCGACCTGACCGTGCAGGGCGTCGAGGACGCCCGCCTCACCGTGAACCAATGA
- the gyrB gene encoding DNA topoisomerase (ATP-hydrolyzing) subunit B, producing the protein MSDQSEYSAGQIQVLEGLEAVQKRPAMYIGSTDARGLHHLVYEVVDNSIDEALAGYCDSIEVTLHEDGSVSVEDDGRGIPVDTHEEYDRPAVEVILTVLHAGGKFDAKSYQVSGGLHGVGVSVVNALSERLAVEVSRNGEQYREKFEYGEPVTDLERIGDSDETGTLIRFRPDSDIFETTEYDFSTLENRLRELAFLNSGVEITLTDERGDDETQSTFEYEGGIREFVEYLNETRNALHDDVVYFQAEEDDIHVEIAMQASEDVQSSTHAFANNINTREGGTHLTGFKTALTRTVNDYANEHNLLSELDGENLTGEDIREGLTAVISIKHPDPQFEGQTKTKLGNSEVRGIVERTVNDGLGTYFEENPDTAEAVVRKGVEAAKARKAAKKAEELTRRKSALGSTSLPGKLADCQSKDPEDAELFVVEGDSAGGSAKQGRNPEFQAILPLGGKILNVEKHRLDRILEHDELRHIITALGTGIGDEFDIDELRYEKIIMMTDADVDGAHIRTLLLTFFYRHMKPLLEAGNVYAAQPPLYRIRYRGDTYDAMTEAEREQIIEEKCNGNPTQVQRFKGLGEMNPQQLWDTTMDPENRILKRITVEDAAAADKMFSVLMGDAVGPRKQFIQERAGDAEWVDI; encoded by the coding sequence ATGTCTGACCAAAGTGAGTACAGCGCTGGCCAAATTCAGGTTCTGGAGGGCCTCGAAGCCGTCCAGAAACGGCCGGCGATGTACATCGGGTCCACCGACGCTCGCGGCCTCCACCATCTCGTCTACGAGGTCGTGGACAACTCCATCGACGAGGCACTGGCCGGGTACTGCGACAGCATCGAGGTGACGCTCCACGAGGACGGCTCGGTGAGCGTCGAGGACGACGGCCGCGGCATCCCGGTCGACACCCACGAGGAGTACGACCGGCCCGCGGTGGAAGTCATCCTCACCGTCCTGCACGCCGGCGGGAAGTTCGACGCGAAGTCCTACCAGGTCTCGGGTGGCCTGCACGGCGTCGGCGTCTCCGTCGTGAACGCGCTCTCCGAGCGCCTCGCCGTCGAAGTCTCCCGGAACGGCGAGCAGTACCGGGAGAAGTTCGAGTACGGCGAGCCCGTGACGGACCTCGAACGCATCGGAGACAGCGACGAGACGGGTACGCTCATCCGGTTCCGGCCCGACAGCGACATCTTCGAGACGACGGAGTACGACTTCTCCACGCTGGAGAACCGGCTCCGGGAGCTCGCCTTCCTGAACTCCGGTGTCGAAATCACGCTCACGGACGAGCGCGGCGACGACGAGACGCAGTCGACCTTCGAGTACGAGGGCGGCATCCGGGAGTTCGTCGAGTACCTCAACGAGACCCGGAACGCGCTCCACGACGACGTCGTCTACTTCCAGGCGGAGGAAGACGACATCCACGTCGAGATTGCGATGCAGGCGTCCGAGGACGTGCAGTCCTCGACGCACGCCTTCGCGAACAACATCAACACCCGCGAGGGCGGCACCCACCTCACAGGGTTCAAGACGGCGTTGACACGCACCGTCAACGACTACGCGAACGAGCACAATCTGCTCTCGGAGCTCGACGGCGAGAACCTCACGGGCGAAGACATCCGCGAGGGACTGACGGCGGTCATCTCGATCAAGCACCCGGACCCGCAGTTCGAGGGGCAGACGAAGACCAAGCTCGGCAACAGCGAGGTCCGGGGCATCGTCGAGCGGACCGTCAACGACGGCCTCGGCACGTACTTCGAGGAGAACCCGGACACCGCGGAGGCCGTCGTCCGGAAGGGCGTCGAGGCTGCGAAGGCCCGGAAAGCCGCGAAGAAGGCCGAGGAGCTCACGCGCCGGAAGTCCGCGCTCGGTTCCACGAGCCTCCCCGGGAAGCTCGCCGACTGCCAGAGCAAGGACCCCGAGGACGCCGAGCTGTTCGTCGTCGAGGGCGACTCCGCGGGCGGCTCCGCGAAACAGGGCCGGAACCCCGAGTTCCAGGCCATCCTGCCGCTCGGCGGGAAGATTCTGAACGTCGAGAAACACCGCCTCGACCGCATCCTCGAACACGACGAACTCCGGCACATCATCACGGCGCTCGGCACCGGCATCGGCGACGAGTTCGACATCGACGAACTCCGCTACGAGAAGATCATCATGATGACGGACGCGGACGTCGACGGCGCTCACATCCGGACGCTCCTGCTGACGTTCTTCTACCGGCACATGAAGCCGCTGCTGGAGGCCGGCAACGTCTACGCCGCCCAGCCGCCGCTGTACCGCATCCGGTACCGCGGGGACACCTACGACGCGATGACGGAGGCCGAACGCGAACAGATCATCGAGGAGAAGTGCAACGGGAACCCGACCCAGGTCCAGCGATTCAAGGGCCTCGGCGAGATGAACCCCCAGCAGCTCTGGGACACGACGATGGACCCCGAGAACCGGATTCTCAAGCGCATCACCGTCGAGGACGCGGCGGCGGCCGACAAGATGTTCTCCGTGCTGATGGGGGACGCCGTCGGGCCGCGCAAACAGTTCATCCAGGAGCGCGCCGGCGACGCAGAGTGGGTGGACATCTGA
- the gyrA gene encoding DNA gyrase subunit A has product MSSESPDVPDDVADRVKNVRVDEEMEQSYIDYAMSVIAGRALPDVRDGLKPVHRRILYAMHESGVTSGSSHRKSSNIVGDTMGDYHPHGDSPIYDALVRMAQDFSMRYPLVDGQGNFGSVDGDPAAAMRYTEARMAPIAEELLTDIEKDTVDFQANYDDRLTEPTVLPSAFPNLLVNGSSGIAVGMSTNVPPHNLGEVIDATIHLIDNPDCTVVDLMDHVKGPDFPTAANIVGRSDVKEAYQTGRGRVRMRAEYHVESDGKKDSIVITELPYQQNKSKLVERIAEDVKDGKLEGITDLRDESDRNGVRVVIDLKRKANTDVVENRLLESHLEKTFSVINLALVDGEPKVLTLKEMLAEYVSHRKEVVRRRSEHDLAEAEDRAHILEGRLKALENADDVVELIQNAEDRDDAKEVLKSEFGFSQDQADHIVRMQLGSLTSMEAAEIESEYEDVSARIERLEEILGSEQELLDVIKDELQEIKAQYADERRTSFIEDTGTVDDEDLIPEEDVVVVLTEGDYIKRVPAETFDAQHRGGKGIIGSDLKDGDRVSTVFTASTHDYLLCFTNQGQVYRLKVYQVPEMSRTARGTSAVNLIDLDDDEELSAVVTDDDLDFEADDEYLTMATRDGYVKRTSVGEFGNILSTGIIAIDLEDGDELADVEVTDGSHDVILGSEAGMAIRFDENDVRPMGRNARGVRGMDLEGDDRVAGVADVEPEDDRSLLTVTEFGYGKRTRLSEYRAQSRNGKGLVDIKTGDRNGDVVSIDTVADDDNLVVMSEDGQIIRMPVDEISTVGRNTKGVKIMAVDEGDEVAGVSVYNPTETDDEDADDDE; this is encoded by the coding sequence ATGAGTTCGGAATCACCTGACGTACCCGACGACGTGGCGGACCGAGTGAAGAACGTGCGCGTGGACGAGGAGATGGAGCAGTCGTACATCGACTACGCGATGAGCGTCATCGCGGGTCGCGCGCTCCCGGACGTCCGGGACGGCCTCAAGCCGGTCCACCGGCGCATCCTCTACGCGATGCACGAGTCCGGCGTGACCAGCGGGTCGAGCCACCGGAAGTCCTCGAACATCGTCGGGGACACGATGGGGGACTACCACCCGCACGGCGACTCCCCCATCTACGACGCGCTGGTCCGGATGGCCCAGGACTTCTCGATGCGGTACCCGCTGGTGGACGGCCAGGGGAACTTCGGCAGTGTCGACGGCGACCCGGCCGCGGCGATGCGGTACACGGAGGCCCGGATGGCCCCCATCGCGGAGGAACTGCTGACGGACATCGAGAAGGACACGGTCGACTTCCAGGCGAACTACGACGACCGCCTGACCGAGCCGACCGTCCTCCCGTCTGCGTTCCCGAACCTCCTCGTGAACGGCTCGTCCGGCATCGCGGTCGGGATGTCGACGAACGTCCCGCCGCACAACCTCGGGGAAGTCATCGACGCCACCATCCACCTCATCGACAACCCGGATTGTACGGTCGTCGACCTGATGGACCACGTGAAGGGGCCCGACTTCCCGACGGCAGCGAATATCGTCGGCCGCTCGGACGTCAAGGAGGCCTACCAGACGGGCCGCGGTCGCGTCCGGATGCGCGCCGAGTACCACGTCGAGAGCGACGGCAAGAAGGACTCCATCGTCATCACGGAGCTGCCGTACCAGCAGAACAAGTCGAAGCTCGTCGAGCGCATCGCCGAGGACGTCAAGGACGGCAAGCTCGAGGGCATCACGGACCTCCGAGACGAGTCCGACCGGAACGGCGTCCGCGTCGTCATCGACCTCAAACGGAAGGCGAACACGGACGTCGTGGAGAACCGCCTGCTGGAGAGCCACCTCGAGAAGACGTTCAGCGTCATCAACCTCGCGCTCGTCGACGGCGAGCCGAAGGTACTCACGCTGAAGGAGATGCTCGCGGAGTACGTCAGCCACCGCAAGGAGGTCGTGCGCCGCCGCAGCGAACACGACCTGGCGGAGGCCGAGGACCGCGCGCACATCCTCGAAGGCCGCCTGAAGGCGCTGGAGAACGCCGACGACGTCGTCGAACTCATCCAGAACGCCGAGGACCGCGACGACGCGAAGGAGGTCCTCAAGTCGGAGTTCGGCTTCTCGCAGGACCAGGCCGACCACATCGTCCGGATGCAACTCGGCAGCCTCACGTCGATGGAAGCCGCGGAGATCGAGTCCGAGTACGAGGACGTCTCGGCGCGCATCGAGCGCCTCGAAGAGATTCTCGGCAGCGAGCAGGAGCTGCTGGACGTAATCAAGGACGAACTGCAGGAGATCAAGGCGCAGTACGCCGACGAGCGCCGCACTTCCTTCATCGAGGACACGGGGACCGTCGACGACGAGGACCTCATCCCCGAGGAGGACGTGGTGGTCGTGCTCACCGAGGGCGACTACATCAAGCGCGTGCCGGCCGAGACGTTCGACGCCCAGCACCGCGGCGGCAAGGGCATCATCGGCTCCGACCTGAAAGACGGCGACCGGGTGTCGACGGTGTTCACCGCGAGCACGCACGACTACCTCCTGTGTTTCACGAACCAGGGCCAGGTCTACCGGCTGAAGGTCTACCAGGTGCCGGAGATGTCCCGGACTGCACGGGGCACGTCCGCGGTGAACCTCATCGACCTCGACGACGACGAGGAGCTGTCGGCGGTCGTCACCGACGACGACCTCGACTTCGAGGCCGACGACGAGTACCTCACAATGGCGACCCGCGACGGCTACGTGAAGCGGACGAGCGTGGGCGAGTTCGGGAACATCCTCTCGACGGGCATCATCGCCATCGACCTCGAGGACGGCGACGAACTCGCCGACGTAGAAGTCACGGACGGCAGCCACGACGTCATCCTCGGCAGCGAGGCGGGGATGGCGATTCGATTCGACGAGAACGACGTCCGGCCGATGGGCCGCAACGCCCGTGGTGTCCGCGGCATGGACCTCGAAGGCGACGACCGGGTCGCCGGCGTTGCTGACGTCGAGCCCGAGGACGACCGCAGCCTGCTGACCGTCACCGAGTTCGGCTACGGGAAACGGACGCGGCTCTCGGAGTACCGCGCCCAGTCCCGGAACGGGAAGGGGCTGGTGGACATCAAGACCGGCGACCGGAACGGCGACGTGGTCTCCATCGACACGGTCGCCGACGACGACAACCTCGTCGTGATGAGCGAGGACGGCCAGATCATCCGGATGCCCGTCGACGAAATCTCGACGGTCGGCCGGAACACGAAAGGCGTCAAAATCATGGCAGTCGACGAGGGCGACGAAGTCGCCGGCGTCTCGGTCTACAACCCCACGGAGACGGACGACGAAGACGCGGACGACGACGAGTAA
- the rocF gene encoding arginase: MSRTVHVIGAPMDYGADRRGVDMGPSAIRYADLADELAAADVDAVDAGDLLVPRAEERDPGDESAKFLPEIEDLCTRLADEVADAIDSGHTPLVLGGDHAVAIGSLAGTARDADVGTIWFDAHGDYNTPETSPSGNVHGMPLAAALGEGRFAAEEWANARGLREENIVYVGLRTLDESERDAIRDSDMTAYTMRDIDERGITAVVDDALDTATDGVDGIHVSFDVDWLDPDEAPGVGTPVRGGATYREAHAALETVAERDRADDILRSMDLVEVNPILDESNRTADIAAELAASALGKRIL; encoded by the coding sequence GTGTCTCGAACTGTCCACGTCATCGGAGCGCCGATGGACTACGGTGCGGACCGACGCGGCGTCGACATGGGACCGTCGGCCATCCGCTACGCGGACCTCGCCGACGAACTCGCTGCCGCCGACGTCGACGCCGTCGACGCCGGCGACCTGCTCGTCCCTCGCGCCGAGGAACGCGACCCCGGCGACGAATCCGCGAAGTTCCTCCCCGAAATCGAGGACCTCTGCACCCGGCTCGCCGACGAAGTCGCGGACGCCATCGACTCCGGCCACACCCCGCTCGTGCTCGGTGGCGACCACGCCGTCGCCATCGGCTCGCTCGCCGGCACCGCCCGCGACGCCGACGTCGGCACCATCTGGTTCGACGCTCACGGCGACTACAACACGCCCGAGACCTCGCCCAGCGGGAACGTCCACGGCATGCCGCTGGCCGCCGCGCTCGGCGAAGGCCGCTTCGCCGCCGAGGAGTGGGCGAACGCCCGCGGCCTCCGCGAGGAGAACATCGTCTACGTCGGCCTCCGCACGCTCGACGAGAGCGAACGCGACGCCATCCGCGACAGCGACATGACCGCCTACACCATGCGGGACATCGACGAACGAGGCATCACGGCCGTCGTCGACGACGCCCTCGACACCGCCACCGACGGCGTCGACGGCATCCACGTCTCCTTCGACGTGGACTGGCTCGACCCCGACGAAGCTCCCGGTGTCGGCACCCCGGTCCGCGGCGGCGCGACCTACCGCGAAGCCCACGCCGCCCTCGAAACCGTCGCCGAACGCGACCGCGCCGACGACATCCTCCGCAGCATGGACCTCGTCGAAGTCAACCCCATCCTCGACGAATCCAACCGCACCGCCGACATCGCCGCCGAACTCGCCGCCAGCGCGCTCGGCAAACGCATCCTCTGA
- a CDS encoding NAD-dependent epimerase/dehydratase family protein: MNDNRVLVTGGAGFIGSNLANHLASEGNDVVALDDCYLGTPENLDDDVEFVEGDVLDDDLPTDVDVVYHLAALSSRQMLEENPRRGARVNVEGFVNVVEQAHADGCDTVVYASTSSAYGSRTEPTPEDTDMEASTGYDASMLGRERYGEYYNDFYDDLTCAGMRFFSVYQGYGGSEGHKGEYANTVSQFTEQIANGESPVLWGDGSQTRDFTHVSDIVAGLELAADHDLAGVYNLGTGDAYSFNEMVDLINETLGTDVEPEYEPIPLKNYVHDTCADYSRIHDATGWEPTIAFEEGVELVCEPYLDD; the protein is encoded by the coding sequence ATGAACGACAACCGCGTGCTGGTCACTGGTGGTGCTGGATTCATCGGCTCGAACCTCGCGAACCACCTCGCCAGCGAAGGCAACGACGTCGTGGCGCTGGACGACTGCTATCTCGGCACACCGGAGAACCTCGACGACGACGTCGAGTTCGTCGAGGGCGACGTGCTCGACGACGACCTGCCGACGGACGTCGACGTCGTCTACCACCTCGCCGCGCTCTCCAGCCGGCAGATGCTCGAAGAGAACCCCCGGCGGGGTGCCCGGGTGAACGTCGAGGGATTCGTGAACGTCGTCGAGCAAGCGCACGCCGACGGCTGCGACACGGTCGTCTACGCCTCCACGTCGTCGGCGTACGGCAGCCGCACCGAGCCCACGCCCGAGGACACGGACATGGAAGCCTCGACGGGGTACGACGCGTCGATGCTCGGCCGCGAGCGCTACGGCGAGTACTACAACGACTTCTACGACGACCTCACGTGTGCTGGGATGCGCTTTTTCTCCGTCTACCAGGGTTACGGCGGCAGCGAGGGCCACAAAGGCGAGTACGCCAACACCGTCTCCCAGTTCACCGAACAGATTGCGAACGGTGAATCGCCCGTCCTCTGGGGCGACGGCAGCCAGACCCGGGACTTCACGCACGTCTCGGACATCGTCGCCGGCCTCGAACTCGCGGCCGACCACGACCTCGCTGGGGTGTACAACCTCGGCACGGGTGACGCGTATTCGTTCAACGAGATGGTCGACCTCATCAACGAGACGCTCGGCACCGACGTCGAACCGGAGTACGAGCCGATTCCGCTGAAGAACTACGTCCACGACACCTGCGCCGACTACAGCCGCATCCACGACGCCACCGGCTGGGAGCCCACAATCGCCTTCGAGGAAGGCGTCGAGTTGGTCTGCGAGCCCTACCTCGACGACTGA
- a CDS encoding helix-turn-helix transcriptional regulator produces MTVENPGQQTRGRERDQFPEQAVESVAFLARSEHRLRVLDLLSDGARSRDEILDRTDATRVTLSRILGDLEDRGFARRTSVDRAYELTTFGELVHRDFTELLGTMSVGKAYPDLVSRLPTDWFDFDLQCLVDGEHVHGESADPLAAARVVANALSDARSCESLVGTFTSLPMYAHEQELEQGTDSEVRVVFDSAVTATMLRDPSLRARWQHIESVTESTVYYSLDEQIPCTVDRIDETVFLTVDRDQRDGFDIISCTHPDVLAWADRVVGEYRSRAVPLSERADGVE; encoded by the coding sequence ATGACAGTCGAGAACCCAGGGCAACAGACGAGAGGCAGAGAGCGCGACCAGTTCCCCGAGCAAGCAGTGGAGTCCGTCGCGTTCCTCGCCCGCTCGGAGCATCGGCTGCGCGTCCTCGATTTGCTGTCCGACGGCGCTCGCTCCCGGGACGAGATTCTCGACCGAACGGATGCGACACGAGTGACGTTGAGCCGCATTCTGGGGGACCTCGAAGACCGGGGGTTCGCTCGGCGAACGAGTGTCGACCGCGCGTACGAACTGACGACCTTCGGAGAGCTGGTCCACCGCGACTTCACGGAGTTACTGGGGACGATGTCGGTCGGGAAGGCGTACCCCGACCTGGTGTCGCGGCTGCCGACTGACTGGTTCGACTTCGACCTCCAGTGTCTCGTCGACGGCGAACACGTTCACGGCGAGAGTGCGGACCCGCTGGCGGCCGCTCGCGTCGTCGCGAACGCACTCAGTGATGCACGCTCGTGTGAGTCACTTGTCGGGACGTTCACGTCTCTGCCGATGTACGCGCACGAACAGGAACTCGAACAGGGCACCGATTCGGAGGTCCGGGTCGTATTCGACTCGGCTGTCACAGCGACGATGCTCCGTGATCCGTCGCTGCGCGCCAGGTGGCAGCACATCGAATCCGTTACCGAGTCCACGGTCTACTACAGTCTCGACGAACAGATTCCGTGTACGGTCGACCGCATCGACGAGACGGTGTTTCTGACGGTCGACAGAGACCAGCGGGATGGCTTCGACATCATCTCGTGTACCCATCCAGACGTGCTAGCGTGGGCAGACCGTGTCGTCGGTGAGTACCGCAGTCGTGCGGTACCGCTCAGCGAGCGCGCGGACGGCGTGGAGTGA